The Pseudomonas moraviensis genome contains the following window.
ACTTACTACGAAATGCTTGAAGGACGTCTGCCGAATCACGGCGAGCCGGTCGATCAACTGCAATCACGCGGCATTCTGCTCGACGGTGCGTCGGAGCAGGGCGACAAGCGTCTGCTGTTGCAGATCTTCTCGGAGACCCTGATGGGCCCGGTGTTCTTCGAGTTCATCCAGCGTAAAGGTGACGATGGTTTCGGCGAAGGCAACTTCAAGGCATTGTTCGAATCGATCGAGCGTGACCAGGTGCGTCGTGGTGTGCTGACCACTGAGTAATCCGCACCTGAAATGAAAAATCCCGGCCTGCAGAGATGCAGGGCCGGGATTTTTTTCAGGTTCAAAAGATCGCCGCCTTCGGCAGCTCCTAGAGGAAAAACGCATTCCAAATGCAGGAGCTGCCGAAGGCGGCGATCTTTTGCTTTCAGGAGCGGCGTTGGCGCGTCAAATGCTTGAAGCCCTCGAAAACCAGTACCACCACCGCCAGCCAGATCGGGATGTAAGTCAGCCACTCGCCCGGCTTGATGCTTTCTCCCAGCAACAACGCCACTGCAAGCAACAACACCGGCTCAACATAACTCAACAAGCCAAACAGACTGAAAGGCAGGAGGCGGCTGGCAATGATGTACACCACCAGCGCGGAAGCACTGATCAGGCCGAGCAGCGGAATCAGCCACATCAGGCCCGGATACTGATCGAATACTCCCAGACCTTGTTCGCCGCCCTGCACAAACCAGTAAGCAATCGGCAGCATCAAGGTCATGTCGACCCACAGGCCGCCAAGATTGTCGGTCTTCAGGTATTTGCGCAGGACGAAGTACAGCGGATAGCCGACCACGACGACCAGCGTCGCCCAGGACAATCCACCGACCTGATACAGCTCGTTCACCACGCCGAGGCAGGCAAAGAACACTGCGATTTTTTGCAGGTAAGACAGGCTTTCGCCGTAGGTAATCCGCCCGGTCAGCACCATTGCCAGTGGCAGCAGGAAATAACCCAGCGATACATCGAGGCTGTAGCCATTGAGCGGCGCCCACATGAACAGCCATAGCTGCACGCCAAGCAGCGCCGACGAAACAAGCAGCCCGGCGATCAGTTTCGGCCTGGCCGCCATCAACCGGATCAGCTCCACTACCCGACGCCATTCCCCGGATACCAGCATGAACAAGGTCATGCACGGCACGGTCAGGAGCATCCGCCAGCCGAAAATTTCCACACCGCTCAGAGGCGTAAGCAGCGACGTGTAGTAATACATGACGGCAAACAGCACCGAGGCTGACACTGATAAAGCGATACCTTTAGACAAACTGTCCTCGCGTGTTGAGGGTTGAACGGGTGCGCAGGATACGGGTTTTTCGTGGCGAATATTGAGCAAGTGCTCATTATTTCAAACGCAAAGCAGGCGCGCGGGCGCCGGACCTGTTGGCAGATTCAGCATAGTTGGCGAATCTGCCTTGGCGAGCTCTGGTTGGTTAGCGCCCGTTATCAATCAGCCTTCAACGGATTGCCGAAGCGTTTGAGGTACAGCTCCCCAAACTTGTACGAGGCGTAATCGGACACATGACCGATGTCGCGGTACACCGGCACGTCATCGACCGTGGTCATGCAGGTGCCGTCTTTGCATTGCACGGTTTTTGGATCAAGCACCATCAATTGTGGATAGTCCGTCTGCAGTTCGGTGAACAGCTTCGCCATGAACGGATCCTCCAGGCCTGACCATGGCACGGCAGCACACAGACGGCTCTGTTCAGCGCTGCCCATCATCCCGCGCAGCTTGACCTGTCGGAGCAGGCACTCGTTGATTCTCGCGGGCATGGGCAGGGTATTCATCAGCAGGATCGGCCGCGCACCGGATTTGACGATGATGTCCAGCGCCTCTCGAAGCGCCATCCCCAGTCGTTGCTGGGACAACGCCAGGCTGCGCGGGTCATCGAGTTTCGTGACGATGGAATCGGTGAGGTAAGCCTCCCAGAACTGGCCGATGATCACGTACTGAAAACGATTGCTGGCGATGAGGTCGTAGTAGCGTTGCGCCGCGGCGTGACATTTCTCATACAGCGCATTTTTGGCTTTGTACCAGTTGTAGAGATAAATCCGGGGCAGTGCGAGGCAGGCGGGATATCCCTGCGCCAGCACCGACAGCCCAGCATCCTTGGCGAGTGTTTCGACAAAGCCCCAATAGTGGTTCGAGTAAGAATCGCCGATCAGCATCACCTGCGGTTTCGCCTGTGTCGCGCCCATGATGCAACCCGGATTGGTGCCATCACTGGTGCCCAGGCAATCCTCGCGGTTGAGCGGTACATAGGCTTTCAACGTGCTGAACATAGCGACAGAGTCTTCACCAAACCGGTTAGGCCAGCCCTCATGGTTTCTACCCGCCGCGTGCAGCAGCGACAGGCAGATCGCGGGCAGTACCATCATCAACAGCAGGGTTTTGGCGAAACCGGCTCGCGCCTTGCGAAAGCGGTTTTCAACAAGCACAAACGACAGGTAACCGATCACGAACGTGGCGATGAAGTACACGACCGTCACGCTTGGCGTCAGCGCGATGCCCAGATAAGCGAGCACCGCGAGAATCGGCCAGTGCCACAGATACAGCGAGTAGGAGAGGGTGCCGATAAATACCAACGGTTTAAATGCCAGGGCATTCGAGGTGATGCTGACGTCACCGATACCGCGAAACAGCAGCACCGCGGTGGCAATGCACACCGCGACAGCATGGGGACCGGGGAAGCCACCGAGGATGTCATCCTGAATCGCACAGTAGAAAATTGTTGCCAGTGCAAGCGCGCAAACCAGAGAAGCGCTCAAACGGCCCAGGCGAAATCTGTCCGAGCTGAAAATGACCGCACACGAGCCGATCATCAATTCAAAGATTCGCGCGGTGAAGAAGTAGTAGTTCAGGTCGGGATAGGCCCGCGACAGGTACAGCGCGAGCGCCGTGGCGGCCAC
Protein-coding sequences here:
- the rarD gene encoding EamA family transporter RarD — its product is MSKGIALSVSASVLFAVMYYYTSLLTPLSGVEIFGWRMLLTVPCMTLFMLVSGEWRRVVELIRLMAARPKLIAGLLVSSALLGVQLWLFMWAPLNGYSLDVSLGYFLLPLAMVLTGRITYGESLSYLQKIAVFFACLGVVNELYQVGGLSWATLVVVVGYPLYFVLRKYLKTDNLGGLWVDMTLMLPIAYWFVQGGEQGLGVFDQYPGLMWLIPLLGLISASALVVYIIASRLLPFSLFGLLSYVEPVLLLAVALLLGESIKPGEWLTYIPIWLAVVVLVFEGFKHLTRQRRS
- a CDS encoding acyltransferase family protein, giving the protein MFNRPLEFACKPLRAMFKAFDNKKAYDTSPSAPPTSANPRIAALEYRADIDGLRAIAVLLVLVFHGGLTLFPSGFIGVDIFFVVSGYLTTSIIMKALENGTFSFTGFYTRRIWRLQPAVIALLVVTLVVSTLLYLPDDYIDFLKSGKYTSLLISNQYFSKVTTGYATPDAASLPLLHTWSLAIEWQWYLLLPLGIWLLDRYVPGKAFKAVVLGLTVAATALALYLSRAYPDLNYYFFTARIFELMIGSCAVIFSSDRFRLGRLSASLVCALALATIFYCAIQDDILGGFPGPHAVAVCIATAVLLFRGIGDVSITSNALAFKPLVFIGTLSYSLYLWHWPILAVLAYLGIALTPSVTVVYFIATFVIGYLSFVLVENRFRKARAGFAKTLLLMMVLPAICLSLLHAAGRNHEGWPNRFGEDSVAMFSTLKAYVPLNREDCLGTSDGTNPGCIMGATQAKPQVMLIGDSYSNHYWGFVETLAKDAGLSVLAQGYPACLALPRIYLYNWYKAKNALYEKCHAAAQRYYDLIASNRFQYVIIGQFWEAYLTDSIVTKLDDPRSLALSQQRLGMALREALDIIVKSGARPILLMNTLPMPARINECLLRQVKLRGMMGSAEQSRLCAAVPWSGLEDPFMAKLFTELQTDYPQLMVLDPKTVQCKDGTCMTTVDDVPVYRDIGHVSDYASYKFGELYLKRFGNPLKAD